One region of Syntrophobacter fumaroxidans MPOB genomic DNA includes:
- a CDS encoding PqqD family protein: MGTVGISLADRFGRAEDVVGRDIAGEYILVRVVRSAADLDSIYHLNRVGAFVWERLDGCTRGEEIVRGLTECFEVDDVRAANDYRFFLAQLESVRVVTRCEGSEARQDKVL, encoded by the coding sequence GTTCGGCCGCGCCGAGGACGTCGTGGGGCGCGACATAGCGGGGGAATACATCCTGGTCCGGGTCGTGCGCAGCGCGGCGGATCTCGATTCGATCTACCACCTGAACCGCGTCGGGGCTTTTGTCTGGGAACGGCTGGACGGGTGCACCCGGGGCGAGGAGATCGTCCGGGGACTCACCGAGTGTTTCGAAGTGGATGATGTCCGGGCCGCGAACGATTACCGGTTCTTTCTTGCGCAGCTTGAATCGGTGCGGGTCGTGACCCGGTGCGAGGGAAGCGAGGCAAGACAGGACAAGGTCCTTTGA